The following DNA comes from Spirulina major PCC 6313.
GCGGTTCTAAATGAGTCGATTCAACAGCTAAAGTCTCCGTTAAGATTGGCCCCTGCCACAAATCCAGTGATGTTGACTCCGTTTGGCAATGGCGTAAAAGCTGCTGGATTGCGCCGGGACGGATTAACACCCCCGCCTCCAGACACAAAACATAAGGTGTGTTGGCCTCTTGCATCAACCGCTGGATTAAGACAGCTTGACTCGTGTGATCATAATCACAGAAAAATCGAGTTAATGGTGTACCGTAAGCATTACCCGGAGGTAGCTGCGCCTGACCCTGTCCATTAGATGTTCCCGCCACCACAATAAACTCTACAGAGTCTAAAACATCAGGATGGTAAAACTTGAATGTTTGAAGAGTCCAATCGATCAGGGTAAGATCTGCCAGGCTAATAATTCCAATCGTAAGCGGATGTGAACTAGAATTTTTAGTCTTCATCATCATGAGTAAGCTTAATGTTCATAAAAAAATCTTGAAATAGCTTACCATTTTTATTGATATTCTTTAGCGAATCAACACAGTCAATGTCAGGTAAATTCAACTCTATTTCTCCGACTGAGTTACCGAGTTTCTACGCTCAGACCAAACCCAACCACATTCCTGGGCTTGAGGTTCACAGCATTGCAAATGAACTCCTCATCTATTCCTTAGAGTTAGAAGTGAGTGTGACCCTCAATGCCTCAGCGCAAGTGATCTGGAATTTATGTAATGGTCAATCTAGCATTACTGAGATTATCGCTTCTCTGGCTCAGAGTCATGGCTTAAATCCCGAAGAAATTGCCTCGGATGTCATTACAACAGTAACCCGACTTCAGCAAGTTGGACTATTAGAGCTTTCCACTCAAGCACAATAAAAATTTTCTTTCTTCACATAATTTTCGATTACTTTTTAGGGTATGCAAATATACATTATCTCTTGGGCTTAATAATGGCGATGAAAAAAGAATTAAATGAGACTATCCAACACCAAAAATCAATGATATAGTTGAGAACTATAGCAAGCCTATTTGATTTGCGAAGCACTCAGTCCTGATCAACAAGGGGCTTAAGCTCCTTGCCTGTCTAGAGCTTCTTTAGGCTTGCGATAAGAGGTCAAAGTACAGAATATGCATATCCATGGCAATTTTAAATTATCAAGGTCACTCCATTGACCAGCAAGCAGAAACTAGGTTAGTCAGCCTTACGGATCTGTGGAAAGCGGCTAAACGCCCCGCCACCCAACGCCCCCTAGCTTGGGTGGGTTCCGTCCCTGTCCAAAAAGTGTTGGGCAGTATGGTGATGGAATCTCGTGCGGAAGCCATCTATGCTCCTCGACAAGAGTCGATCACAGGGATTGTGGGAATGCTCGTCACCGAACGCCAAGGAGGGACGCTGAGAACCTATGCAACCCCTGAGATTGCGCTGCTCTATACCCATGATCTCGGTGAAGAGATTCACGAGTGGGCATTGCAAGGGTTGGGCGCAGCATCGGGTACGCGCTGGCTCGCTCAATTGGTTCGAGGGCAGCAGGCGGAGGAACAGTATCGGCTGAAGCGACGCGCATTGCTGACGGCTGGGTGGGCGATTCCGGTGGTAACGGTGGTGGGGTTAAGCCAACACGCCCAAGCGCAGGTTTCGGGTCAATCGACAACCACAACAACGACAACGGCTGCAACGACGACGGCTGCAACGACGACGGCTGTGACGACGACGGCTGCAACGACGACGGCTGCAACGACGACGGCTGTGACGACGACGGCTGTGACGATAACATGACCACGACCAACCTCCCCCCCTCCATAAGATCCCTAGGTTAATTCTTATCTGCCTGGCATCTCTCTTGCTTGGGTAGTGGTTTCATGTAGTGAAATCTAGGGGTTCAACGCCTTGATTGTTCGTTATCTTTTCACTCCATCTTGTACCACTACCTTTTTTAAAGTCTTGAACTGAGTGAAGCTGAAGTCTCAGATATCGAACGCTCTCATGTTGTTTTGGCGATTTTCGAGATGTTTAAGCGTTATTTTTTATGCAACCATCAACCTCACTCAGTGACTCTATTTTTGTCCAAATTGCGGCTTATCGTGATCTAGAACTTGTGCCAACGGTGCGAGACGCGATCGCCCAAGCCGCCCAACCGGAGCGGATTCACTTTGGGATTTGTTGGCAATACGCCGATACTGAACTACACCTGATTGATTTATTACAAGACATCCCCAACTGTCGCATTACCGCCATTCCCGCCAAACAAGCTCAAGGCCTTGGCTGGGCACGCAACAAAGCCCAAAACCTCTGGGACGGTGAAGCCTACACCCTGCAAATTGATGCTCACATGCGCTTCGCCCCCCGCTGGGATGAGACCTTAATCACGATGTTGGCCCAATGTCCCAGCGAAAAACCTGTATTAAGCTCATATCCACCGGCTTATGTTCCCCCGCGAGACCTGGTCAGCCATACCCCCGCTCGTATGCGGGTCACCTATTTTATTGATCAGTGGGATCTCCGCCCCCAGGCTTATGGGGACTTAAGTGATTGTGATGCCCCCCAACCCGGTTCATTTATTGCCGGAGGATTTAGTTTTTCCTCAGCTCAGGTTATTCAAGAAGTCCCCCAAGATCCCAACATTTATTTCACCGATGAAATTCCCTATGCGGTGCGTTTATGGACTCATGGTTGGGATGTTTACCATCCTCATAAAGTGGTCTGTTGGCATTTTTATGGTGCAGGAAAAAACCGAATTGGGAATTGGGATGATAACCGTAGTTGGTGGCAGCGACAATGTCGTACTGCCACCTATACTAAGCAACTTTTGGGGATGGAACCGAGCACCCGTGATTTTGGCTGCTACGGGTTAGGCAAGCAGCGATCGCTTGCTGAGTTTGAGGCGCGAGTTAATGTCAATTTCAAGAAAAGAACGATCAATGGGGTGGTGGCAGATACCGAAGATGTTGCAGAAAAATCATCATCGTCAGAGCGCGATCGCACTCGCGAAAATGAGCTGCTCATGCTCTGTAGTCAACCCAACCATTCTGAGCTTCAAACCACCAAGCTGCTAGATTTAGCTCAGAATCACCTAGACTGGGATTACGTCCTGCGAGTCGCCACAGAACAGGGCATTATTCCCCTTTTATTTCAGAACCTCATTCAACACAACACGATTGATTTGTATTGGCAAGCAAAGCGTGATCTTAATCATGAATATCACGCCAATGTTATTCATAATCTGCAATATCAACAAGAACTTTTAACAATTTTAGGGCTGTTCCAAGCTCATAATATTCGAGCATTACCCTATAAAGGCGTAACATTAGCGATCGCTGCCTATGGTGATATTGTGCGGCGGCAATTTTGTGATCTAGACATTCTTGTTGATCCTGAGCAATTTATGCTCGCTCAAACTATTCTCACCGAACATCACTACCAAGCCCTCACCCCCAGTTCTGACCATGCCTGGGATTTTGTTCTGAGTAATGGCAAAATCACGCTTGATCTACATCGCTATCCAGTCCCTAAATTCTATGCATTTGATTTGACCTTCGATACCCTTTGGGAACAGGCTCAATCGGTTAAAATTCAAGATCAAATCATCATGATACCGTCCCCAGAAGACATGATTTTGATGTTAAGTATTCATGGCTTAAAAGATCGGTGGCGGCGGTTAATCTGGTTACGTGATTTAGCCGAAATCTTGCGATCTACTCCTGATTTAGATTGGGACTACATCTTAAAAACAGCACAGAAATTAGGTATTCAGCGGACGCTATATGTTGGGTTTAAATTAGCGCAGAGGGTTCTTGAGATTGAACTTCCTGAAATACTCACAGCATCAATGTCGCAGGACTCACAGCTAGATTGGTGCTGCAATTATTTACATAATCAACTGTTAGTTCCACTCAATAAATTACCTCAAGGTTTAGCTGCGATTATTGACTCATTTCGACTCGATTTAGGAGTTCGAGAACGCTGGCACGATCGAAGACGTTATATTTTGTTACGAATTCTATCCCCGACAAGCCGCGATCGCACTCTCCTAAACTTACCCAACGCCTTGAAGTTTCTATACCTCTTCATTCGCCCGGTACGCCTAGCCTATCGGTTTGCCTTTTCCCGCGTCCAACGTTTGAAGCAAGCCGAGTCAACTCCATAACCCTGTGACCTGCAAAGATGGCTCAAACAATGGTGTTTTCGTTTTGGATCACTCTCCAGGCTAAACAGGTTTATCTAAAGACAGACTTATCGGAAATTGCTGCACTCATTACCGAAGGATTTGCGGCGATGTTAGCCGACGATGAGCAGCAAATTATTGCTCAATTTTCAATCGTTCGGAAGGGTCAGGATTATCACGTTATTGATCAGGATACTGATCAAATCCTAGAGATTATTCATGATCGTGCGCACTGTTTCATTCAGCTTAAGTATCATGTCATGACCGCGTTGATTCAGGCGAATACTCAATGGCTTTGGTTTCATGCTGGAGCTGTGGCAAATCCCAACGGTGCAGTCCTCTTTCCGGCTACCGCTGGGGGTGGTAAAAGCACATTGACAACTTTTCTAACTCAACAGGGTTGGCAATATTGTAGTGATGATGTGGTTCCCCTCGATTTTTACACACAACAGATTTATCCTGTACCGCAAACGCCTCGCCCTCGTGGCGAGATTTCAACGTTGTTGAGTGCTCATCAACTCACCCAGGTCAAAAAACAGGCTGTTTCGTTCACGCCCCAACAGATCAGCGATCGCCCCCATCCTGTTCAAGCAATTATCTTTCCCCATTATCAACCAGACTCTGAAACGAAAATTCATTCTTGCTCTCCGGGACAAAGTATCACATTCTTACTGCAAAACTGTATTAATTTTCCAGATCATAAAACTCAAGCCATGCCTTTTTTAGTGAAGCTGATCCAACATATTCATCATTTTGAATTGGTGTATAGCGATCGCACGGCAGCTTGCTCTCAACTAGAACATCTTTCTCAACGTAATTGGTCTCTCGATCCTTGAACTTGCATAAAATTAGCTTCTAGAATCAACTCCCAACTGAGCCAATCCACTCTCCAGTGAAAATTGTGGTCTAATGTTCAGAAGCTGTTCTGCTTTGGTTGTATTTGCGAGCGAATGATGAATATCACCAGAACGAATTGGGTAATATTGAATTTTGCCGTGCCATTGAGGAAAGTTACATCGTAAACCTGTAATTAAGTCCAGTAGAGAAGATGACTGTCCCGTACCCAAGTTGATCGCTTCAAAGCTGCCATGATCGAGAGATACCGTTAAGGCTTGGCTGAATGCGATCGCTACATCTTGCACATAGATAAAGTCTCGTTGTTGGGAACCATCACCATAGATCATAATGGGCTTGTTTTGCTCCATAACTTGCTTAAAAATAGAAACAACATCACTATATTTTGAATTGACTTGCTGCTTGTTTCCATACACATTAAATAAACGCAAGGCGATCACTTGAAGTTTTAAACGAGGAGCAAACAGTTGCAAGTATTGTTCACTGGCGAGCTTTTGTAATCCATAGGGAGATGTGGGAATACAGGGTGTAGATTCTGCGATCGCATCATTTCCATCGCGAGCACCGTACACAGCGGCCGAACTTGCAAAAATCACTTTGGAAATCGAAAGTTTTTGACAAAGCTCAATCACTTTAACCGTCGTCGAAAGATTGTGATGATGAATTGAGATAATATTTTGCCAAGAATGATGTACAGACGGAATTGCAGCAAGGTGAATAATCGCATCAATAGGGGTTATGAAAGTCTCAGAAACTACATTCACAATATCCTCTGTAATCACATTATTCTGAAGCGATCGTGGTAAACCTTCTAAGTGTCCTGTAATCAGATTATCAACAATAGTGATTTGATGACTACGCTCTAGATGGCGAACAAGATAGGAACCAATAAAACCAGCACCACCAATAATCAAAACATGCATGAAATTAGCAATAAAGTATTTTTACTATGTACCTTTATTGTAAAGATTATCGAAATCAATATACAGCCTTTACCTTAATAACTAGGCACAGGAACAGCATTTGGTAAACCAGTTGTTCAAACACTTTGTAAGCTGATCAGGGTCTAAGCTGCATGTCAATGAGCCTGAAGTCCTTGCTGCAAGGGGATTGCCCTCGAAATTTAAATGGCGATTAGCTTAGTGTACCTTGTATTGTAGGTAAAGGCTGTAACTCTCTTCTATCACTGTGGGAAATTTCAACGAATTCTCGTGATCACAGCCAACGAAAGAATCAGCGTTTGAACCCACTCTGACAGAAGAGAGGTAAGAATTTTATATGGAGATTCTCTGGATAATTTTCTTATTAGCATTTTATACAGATTGTTTCCCCGTCATGATCGCTACTTCACTTCCTCAAAAGCGTCTGGGCATGGTTCGAGAGGTGATCCATCTCAAACATCCGATCACGCAGAGCAAACTGACATCGATTGCATTAATGCTGAGGGGATGCTGGCCTTAGTCTTGAAAGGCTTTGAGGCAGACTTTTTGGGGTTGGCTGTGGGCTTCGTTTAAGGCGGCTTCTACTGCCCGTAGCATGACTTCATAGGAGAAGGTGCGCCGGGGAATGAGGCTGGCAATGCCAATGCTGATTGTGATGATTGGGGTGGCGGCTTGGCGGGGATGGTTGATCTGGAGGGCTTGGATGCGTTGGGTCATGGTGTGGGCGATCGCGATCGCAGCGTCGGCGCGGCATTGGGGTAAGGCGATCATGAATTGATCCTCTCGATACCGTGCGAGAAAATGATGGATATCGGTTAGGGTTGCATAGAGGTGCTGCCCCACTTGGCCAAAACAGCGTTGACCCGCTCGAAAACCATAACTTTCTTCGTAGGCCATGAATTCATTGATTTGGCACAGCAACAGGGTTAAGGGCAACGCCTGGTGAGTGAGCAGATCCCATTGTTCAATGAGATATTGCGTCATGGTTTGGCTGTTCGGCAGGGTTTTGATCGGGTCGAGATCTGCGTCATTGTCATCATTTGGCTCGGTGAGTACCGCGATCGTCATTAAGCGTAACTGGAGGGTTAAACGGGCGATCGCTTCTGCTTCATAAAATGGGTACTCTAAATAGTCCGCCCCACCCACGGCAAAAACCCGCTCGCGATCGCACGGTCGGGTCGGGGTTCCCACAAACAGCACCGGCAAGGGTCGATTTTGAATCGCAGGGGGCAGCACGGTACAGAGATGATAACTATCTAGGGTTGGCAATTCCGTCGCGAGGAGGATTAGGGCGGGTAAGCGGGTGGCGATGGCGGCAGCGATCGCCGGGATATCGTCCACCGAGGCGCACCAGTGCAGTTGATAGTTTTGGGTTTGGCTGAATTGCTGAAACCACGCTGCAATGCTGGCATCAGCAGTGATCAGGAACAAAACAGGCGCAGGGGTCAGCATAGGGTCAACAAGGGCGACAGGGTTGCTAGAAAACGACAGTTTGAGGACAGAACAGTCCGCACCATGGAGACGCTGGCGAGCAAAAGACGTACCGTGAGGAACCGTAACAAACAGTTACAATGTGGTGGAGGGTTAGTGGCGAATTCATAACCGATTCTCGCAATCCGTGATGAGTGATAATCCGTGTAATAGGCAGGCCACGGTTGCCCTGAAGCCTGAGGGGGTAGCGTTGAGCGTCGCCATCACGTCCATTGATGGTCTTCATTAAACCTGTTCAAGAATGAGAACTGCTAGAATTTTGATACTAGAGGATGCTGCTTATGTTACAGATACTTT
Coding sequences within:
- a CDS encoding PqqD family protein, which translates into the protein MSGKFNSISPTELPSFYAQTKPNHIPGLEVHSIANELLIYSLELEVSVTLNASAQVIWNLCNGQSSITEIIASLAQSHGLNPEEIASDVITTVTRLQQVGLLELSTQAQ
- a CDS encoding GlcNAc-transferase family protein — its product is MQPSTSLSDSIFVQIAAYRDLELVPTVRDAIAQAAQPERIHFGICWQYADTELHLIDLLQDIPNCRITAIPAKQAQGLGWARNKAQNLWDGEAYTLQIDAHMRFAPRWDETLITMLAQCPSEKPVLSSYPPAYVPPRDLVSHTPARMRVTYFIDQWDLRPQAYGDLSDCDAPQPGSFIAGGFSFSSAQVIQEVPQDPNIYFTDEIPYAVRLWTHGWDVYHPHKVVCWHFYGAGKNRIGNWDDNRSWWQRQCRTATYTKQLLGMEPSTRDFGCYGLGKQRSLAEFEARVNVNFKKRTINGVVADTEDVAEKSSSSERDRTRENELLMLCSQPNHSELQTTKLLDLAQNHLDWDYVLRVATEQGIIPLLFQNLIQHNTIDLYWQAKRDLNHEYHANVIHNLQYQQELLTILGLFQAHNIRALPYKGVTLAIAAYGDIVRRQFCDLDILVDPEQFMLAQTILTEHHYQALTPSSDHAWDFVLSNGKITLDLHRYPVPKFYAFDLTFDTLWEQAQSVKIQDQIIMIPSPEDMILMLSIHGLKDRWRRLIWLRDLAEILRSTPDLDWDYILKTAQKLGIQRTLYVGFKLAQRVLEIELPEILTASMSQDSQLDWCCNYLHNQLLVPLNKLPQGLAAIIDSFRLDLGVRERWHDRRRYILLRILSPTSRDRTLLNLPNALKFLYLFIRPVRLAYRFAFSRVQRLKQAESTP
- a CDS encoding NAD-dependent epimerase/dehydratase family protein: MHVLIIGGAGFIGSYLVRHLERSHQITIVDNLITGHLEGLPRSLQNNVITEDIVNVVSETFITPIDAIIHLAAIPSVHHSWQNIISIHHHNLSTTVKVIELCQKLSISKVIFASSAAVYGARDGNDAIAESTPCIPTSPYGLQKLASEQYLQLFAPRLKLQVIALRLFNVYGNKQQVNSKYSDVVSIFKQVMEQNKPIMIYGDGSQQRDFIYVQDVAIAFSQALTVSLDHGSFEAINLGTGQSSSLLDLITGLRCNFPQWHGKIQYYPIRSGDIHHSLANTTKAEQLLNIRPQFSLESGLAQLGVDSRS
- a CDS encoding diguanylate cyclase domain-containing protein: MLTPAPVLFLITADASIAAWFQQFSQTQNYQLHWCASVDDIPAIAAAIATRLPALILLATELPTLDSYHLCTVLPPAIQNRPLPVLFVGTPTRPCDRERVFAVGGADYLEYPFYEAEAIARLTLQLRLMTIAVLTEPNDDNDADLDPIKTLPNSQTMTQYLIEQWDLLTHQALPLTLLLCQINEFMAYEESYGFRAGQRCFGQVGQHLYATLTDIHHFLARYREDQFMIALPQCRADAAIAIAHTMTQRIQALQINHPRQAATPIITISIGIASLIPRRTFSYEVMLRAVEAALNEAHSQPQKVCLKAFQD